The Solanum lycopersicum chromosome 6, SLM_r2.1 genome has a window encoding:
- the LOC101266426 gene encoding photosystem I reaction center subunit IV A, chloroplastic, which translates to MASCNMASAASRFLVATPNVASNTTSRTNMLFFPSNKITTTQRLVVRAAAEEAAAPAAAATAEPAVETKAAKPPPIGPKRGSKVRVLRKESYWYKGTGSVVAVDQDPKTRYPVVVRFNKVNYANVSTNNYALDEIEEV; encoded by the exons ATGGCAAGTTGTAACATGGCTTCTGCTGCATCAAGGTTTTTGGTGGCAACTCCTAATGTTGCCTCCAACACCACTTCTCGTactaatatgttattttttcccTCCAACAAGATCACCACCACCCAGAGACTCGTCGTAAGGGCGGCCGCAGAAGAGGCTGCCGCACCAGCCGCGGCCGCTACTGCTGAACCAGCCGTTGAAACCAAAGCTGCTAAGCCACCTCCAATTGGACCCAAGAGGGGATCCAAG GTGAGAGTTCTTAGGAAGGAATCTTACTGGTACAAGGGCACCGGTTCAGTTGTAGCTGTTGATCag GATCCAAAAACTCGTTACCCAGTTGTTGTACGATTTAACAAAGTGAATTATGCTAATGTTTCAACCAACAACTATGCATTGGA